The region CTCGCCGAAGGGACGCATGACGACCACGCCGAGCCCGAGGTCGGCGGCCAGCGGCAGGATGCGCTGCTCGACCTGGCGCTGCCGCGGGTTGTACGGGACCTGAACGGCGTCGATCCGGCCGGTGCGCATCACCGTCTCCAGCTCGCCGACCACCGCGTAGTGCGTCGCCCCGATCCGGTCGATCCGGCCCTCCTCCCGCGCCGCCAGCAGCAGCGGTAGGTGCTCGCGCCAGGCCACCAGGTTGTGGATCTGCATCAGCTCGACGTGTCCGCCGTAGAGGCGAAGCGCCCGGTCGAGCTGCTGCCGCCCCTCCGCCGGCGAGACCGTCCAGATCTTGGTGGCCACGACCGCCTCGTCCCGGCGGCCGCTCAGGGCCTCGGCGAGCAGCTCCTCGGCGCGGCCGTACATCGGCGAGGAGTCGAAGAACCGCACCCCGGCGTCGAGGGCCCGGGTCACGACCGCGACGTGTCGGCCGCCGGCGGCTGCCGCCTCCAGCCGGCGCCAGGTCCCCAGGCCGATGACCGGC is a window of Pseudonocardia sp. T1-2H DNA encoding:
- a CDS encoding aldo/keto reductase; amino-acid sequence: MERRRLGADGTEVPVIGLGTWRRLEAAAAGGRHVAVVTRALDAGVRFFDSSPMYGRAEELLAEALSGRRDEAVVATKIWTVSPAEGRQQLDRALRLYGGHVELMQIHNLVAWREHLPLLLAAREEGRIDRIGATHYAVVGELETVMRTGRIDAVQVPYNPRQRQVEQRILPLAADLGLGVVVMRPFGEGELLGLDIGEAQLAPLYPFGVRTWAQALLKWGLSDPRCTVAIPATANPTRIDENVAAGEPPWFGPDERELVHRLALRT